In Devosia chinhatensis, the following are encoded in one genomic region:
- a CDS encoding MATE family efflux transporter yields MNPLSTRPLWQRFSIFLIPLMASNILQALSGTFNSIFIGQMIGVEALAALATFFPILFFLISFIIGLSAGSTILIGQAWGARNIDRVKAVGGTTMTAAFALGMVVALVGGIWIEDIMGLLGAPDNIRQMAIEYGRIMFIGMPGFFIFLVITSILRGVGDTITPLFSLILSMIVGVILTPALIQGWWGLPQLGVNSAAWAFIAGFVVVLLFLFVYMRARKMPLAPDRAMVRSLVPDFRLLGLILKLGIPAGLQMVVASVAGIVVVGLVNRFGSNATAAYGALNQVLNYVQFPAMSIGIATSIFGAQAIGARRQEQLGEITRTALLMNLLITGSLIVLAYLFSQHLVGLFITDPEVVDLTEYLLHIVLWAILPFGWGVVFSGMMRASGMVYAPMLLALAGILLIEIPLAIWLSQTSLGLAGIWIAYAASFTGMMVMQAAWYHFVWKRKRIVALV; encoded by the coding sequence ATGAATCCCCTTTCGACCCGCCCGCTTTGGCAGCGGTTCAGCATCTTCCTCATCCCCCTTATGGCCTCGAATATTCTTCAGGCCTTGTCGGGCACCTTCAATTCGATTTTCATCGGCCAGATGATCGGGGTGGAGGCCCTGGCGGCGCTCGCCACCTTCTTCCCGATCCTGTTCTTCCTGATCAGCTTCATCATCGGCCTGTCTGCCGGTTCCACCATCCTCATCGGCCAGGCCTGGGGCGCGCGCAATATCGATCGCGTCAAGGCGGTGGGCGGTACGACGATGACCGCTGCCTTCGCGCTGGGCATGGTTGTCGCGCTCGTCGGCGGCATCTGGATCGAGGACATCATGGGCCTGCTCGGCGCCCCGGACAATATCCGGCAGATGGCGATCGAATACGGGCGCATCATGTTCATCGGCATGCCGGGATTTTTCATCTTCCTCGTCATCACCTCGATCCTGCGCGGTGTCGGAGACACCATCACGCCGCTCTTTTCGCTGATCTTGTCGATGATCGTCGGCGTCATTCTCACGCCTGCGCTGATCCAGGGCTGGTGGGGTCTGCCCCAGCTTGGCGTCAATTCGGCCGCCTGGGCCTTTATCGCCGGCTTCGTGGTGGTGCTGCTCTTCCTGTTTGTCTACATGCGGGCGCGCAAGATGCCCTTGGCACCCGACCGGGCGATGGTGCGCTCCCTGGTGCCCGATTTCCGTCTGCTTGGGCTGATCCTCAAGCTCGGTATTCCTGCGGGCCTGCAGATGGTCGTAGCGTCCGTCGCCGGCATCGTGGTGGTCGGGCTGGTCAATCGTTTCGGCTCCAACGCCACCGCCGCCTATGGCGCGCTCAACCAGGTGCTCAACTACGTGCAGTTTCCTGCCATGTCGATCGGCATCGCCACCTCGATCTTCGGCGCCCAGGCCATCGGCGCCCGGCGTCAGGAGCAGTTGGGGGAAATCACGCGCACAGCCTTGTTGATGAACCTGCTGATCACAGGCAGTCTCATCGTTCTGGCCTATCTGTTCAGCCAGCATCTGGTTGGGCTGTTCATCACCGATCCCGAAGTGGTGGACCTCACCGAATACCTGCTGCACATCGTGCTCTGGGCCATCCTCCCCTTCGGCTGGGGCGTGGTGTTCTCGGGCATGATGCGCGCCAGCGGCATGGTCTATGCGCCGATGCTGCTGGCCCTGGCCGGTATTTTGCTGATCGAGATCCCGCTGGCCATCTGGCTCAGCCAGACCAGTCTCGGACTTGCCGGCATCTGGATTGCCTATGCGGCCAGCTTCACCGGCATGATGGTGATGCAGGCCGCCTGGTACCACTTTGTCTGGAAGCGCAAGAGGATCGTGGCGCTCGTCTAG
- a CDS encoding GNAT family N-acetyltransferase, whose protein sequence is MPSDTTFRATIHPSTASIPAEVWNGLVPSSAGQPDNPFLDHAFFWALEEAGCATGKTGWQAQHILLSDERDRPVGLMPLFLKSHSMGEYVFDHGWANALERAGGHYYPKLQGSVPFTPATAPKLLVPDGSLEAQAALLQTAQELAGRLDASSVHMTFVPESEAQLAESVNWLRRVDTQFHWRNQGYSSFEDFLETLSSRKRKTIRRERRDALADGISVKWLSGAEIEEQHWDAFFDFYEDTGARKWGRPYLNRTFFSLLGQYMADRVVLMLAYDGHTPIAGAINFRGRDRLYGRNWGAIRDVPFLHFEVCYYQAIDYAIAHKLEVVEAGAQGEHKLARGYEPVLTHSVHWIAHPGLRRAVADYLEEERPAIEQQQDMLESFTPFRKGERQPR, encoded by the coding sequence TTGCCTTCCGACACCACTTTCCGCGCCACTATCCATCCCAGTACCGCCTCGATCCCGGCCGAGGTCTGGAACGGGCTCGTGCCATCGAGCGCGGGCCAACCGGATAATCCGTTTCTCGATCATGCCTTCTTCTGGGCGCTGGAAGAAGCCGGATGCGCCACCGGCAAGACCGGCTGGCAGGCGCAGCATATCCTGCTCAGCGACGAACGCGACCGGCCCGTCGGGCTGATGCCGCTGTTCCTCAAGTCGCATTCCATGGGCGAATATGTGTTCGACCATGGTTGGGCCAATGCCCTGGAGCGAGCGGGCGGGCATTATTATCCCAAGCTACAGGGCTCTGTGCCCTTTACGCCTGCGACGGCGCCGAAGCTGCTCGTGCCGGACGGATCACTCGAGGCACAGGCGGCGCTATTGCAGACGGCCCAGGAGCTGGCAGGCCGTCTCGACGCGTCGTCCGTCCACATGACCTTCGTGCCCGAAAGCGAAGCACAGCTGGCAGAATCGGTGAATTGGCTGCGGCGGGTGGATACCCAGTTCCACTGGCGTAACCAGGGCTATTCCAGCTTCGAGGATTTTCTCGAGACGCTCTCCTCGCGCAAGCGCAAGACCATCCGCCGCGAGCGGCGCGATGCGCTGGCCGACGGGATCAGCGTCAAATGGCTCAGCGGAGCGGAGATCGAGGAGCAGCACTGGGATGCATTCTTCGATTTTTACGAGGATACCGGCGCGCGCAAGTGGGGTAGGCCCTATCTCAACCGCACCTTCTTTTCGCTGCTCGGGCAATACATGGCGGACCGCGTGGTGCTGATGCTCGCCTATGACGGTCACACCCCGATTGCCGGCGCCATCAATTTCCGCGGCAGGGACCGGCTCTACGGGCGCAATTGGGGCGCCATCCGCGACGTGCCGTTCCTGCATTTCGAGGTGTGCTATTACCAGGCCATCGACTATGCCATTGCCCACAAGCTTGAAGTGGTCGAAGCCGGCGCACAGGGCGAGCACAAGCTGGCACGGGGCTATGAACCGGTGCTGACCCATTCGGTGCACTGGATCGCCCATCCCGGGCTGCGCCGGGCGGTGGCGGATTATCTGGAGGAAGAGCGGCCGGCCATCGAACAGCAGCAGGATATGCTGGAAAGCTTCACGCCGTTCCGCAAAGGCGAGCGACAGCCGCGCTGA
- the clpS gene encoding ATP-dependent Clp protease adapter ClpS → MTKTPDLTAPLVPTLTQPLPFVHVAGPKDDDGGRKGGDDANFETGTVTKTRPKTKRPNLYRVLLLNDDYTPMEFVVLVLQDVFNKSREDAMQIMLHVHQKGVGECGVYPYEVAETKVTRVMDTARKNQHPLQCVMEKQ, encoded by the coding sequence ATGACCAAGACTCCCGATCTGACCGCTCCGCTCGTTCCGACGCTGACCCAGCCCTTGCCCTTTGTTCACGTGGCCGGGCCGAAGGACGACGACGGCGGCCGCAAGGGCGGCGACGATGCCAATTTCGAAACCGGGACGGTGACCAAGACGCGTCCCAAAACCAAGCGGCCGAACCTCTACCGGGTTCTGCTGCTCAACGACGACTACACGCCGATGGAATTCGTCGTTCTGGTCCTGCAGGACGTCTTCAACAAGTCACGAGAAGACGCCATGCAGATCATGCTGCACGTGCACCAGAAGGGGGTGGGTGAGTGCGGCGTATATCCTTACGAGGTCGCTGAAACCAAGGTGACCCGCGTCATGGATACGGCACGCAAGAACCAGCATCCGCTGCAATGCGTGATGGAAAAACAGTAG
- a CDS encoding AzlC family ABC transporter permease, translated as MSHAVDSHKTQFLAGARACVPVAISVAAYGLVWGVLARGTGLSLLEAIMMSGLVFAGAAQFVALDLWTASPASLPIGALVLAALIVNLRYLLLTATLRPLYRRDQLGRGALSMYLVTDENWAMTVAAMARGGGSVAFLMGGGVLAWVSWMSTNLIGYGLGSTIDDPSRWGLDFAFTATFLALLLGMWRGKGDILPWLVAALAAIATAQHVEGNWHILVGGLAGSLAGAVLEVRKHAHVS; from the coding sequence ATGAGCCATGCCGTCGATTCTCATAAAACCCAATTCCTGGCCGGCGCCCGGGCCTGCGTTCCGGTCGCCATTTCGGTTGCGGCCTACGGCCTTGTCTGGGGCGTGCTGGCGCGCGGCACAGGGCTCAGCCTGCTCGAAGCCATAATGATGAGCGGGCTGGTCTTTGCAGGGGCGGCGCAGTTCGTGGCGCTGGATTTGTGGACAGCCAGCCCGGCCTCGCTGCCTATCGGGGCGCTTGTGCTGGCAGCGCTTATCGTCAACCTGCGATATCTGCTGCTGACAGCGACGCTGCGACCGCTCTACAGGCGCGACCAGCTCGGCCGTGGCGCGCTCAGCATGTATCTGGTCACCGACGAGAACTGGGCCATGACCGTTGCCGCGATGGCGCGCGGTGGTGGTTCCGTCGCCTTTCTCATGGGCGGCGGCGTGCTGGCCTGGGTTTCGTGGATGAGCACCAACCTGATCGGTTACGGTCTCGGCTCCACTATCGATGATCCATCGCGCTGGGGGCTCGATTTTGCCTTCACCGCAACCTTCCTGGCGCTGCTGCTGGGCATGTGGCGGGGCAAGGGCGACATCTTGCCCTGGCTTGTCGCTGCATTGGCCGCCATCGCGACGGCTCAACATGTCGAAGGCAACTGGCACATCCTGGTTGGCGGACTGGCGGGAAGCCTCGCCGGCGCCGTTCTGGAGGTGCGCAAGCATGCACACGTCTCCTGA
- a CDS encoding HIT family protein — translation MSYDSTNVFAKILKGDLPCHKVYEDETALVMMDIFPQSRGHVLVIPKAASRNLLDADPATLSALMPLVQRVAKAVQAATSADGIRLAQFNEAPAGQTVFHLHLHVIPAYEGQSLGAHGGGKADDAELAGLAKDIAARL, via the coding sequence ATGAGCTACGATTCCACCAATGTGTTTGCCAAAATCCTCAAGGGCGACCTGCCCTGCCACAAGGTCTACGAGGATGAGACGGCGCTGGTGATGATGGACATCTTTCCGCAATCGCGCGGCCATGTTCTGGTTATTCCCAAGGCGGCGTCGCGTAACCTTCTCGATGCCGATCCGGCGACGCTGAGTGCGCTGATGCCGCTGGTGCAGCGCGTGGCCAAGGCGGTGCAGGCCGCAACAAGCGCCGATGGCATCCGCCTTGCCCAGTTTAACGAGGCACCAGCGGGACAGACAGTGTTCCACCTGCATCTCCACGTCATTCCGGCCTATGAGGGTCAATCGCTGGGCGCGCATGGCGGCGGCAAGGCCGATGATGCGGAACTGGCCGGGCTTGCCAAAGACATCGCCGCCAGACTCTAG
- a CDS encoding serine hydrolase gives MTSFLAKTPLRAIFLRAAAAFLVVVGISLSAAAPAHSIENLRKYAGIVVDAKSGKILYEDQADSRRYPASVAKVMTLYVLFQELQAGNLSLSTKMTVSRHAAAAVPTKLGLRAGSTISVEDAIKALVTLSANDMARVIAEHISGTESKFAERMTATARAMGMRNTTYRNASGLPDGGQVTTVRDQAILGIAIYQHFSQYYGYFQTTAFKYGGKTYGNHNRVLGYMGAVDGIKTGYINAAGSNLLTAARKDNRHIVIVAFGFNSAASRDEKVRQLVSTYLTKGRQGDYLQTAMVPVPGRQGNTQFALAQPRKPTFAMPTPMPDFRLAQLVAANGAQPQVAVAAAAAAPVLPTPVPTDLGLAPAVQAANVLAAPTQAQPTYPNQDVIGAWLSETYNLGAPPSALGSTAPSAPLLPPGEVNANAGDQPVDLMHSGSVTQTAEAVPAGAWIVQIGAGPSEDSARAMLSDAAGKVGSLGDFRSYVERFEKNGQTFFRARFVGFGDRNAATAMCDRLKDQDLACLAMQG, from the coding sequence GTGACTTCTTTCCTGGCAAAGACCCCCTTGCGCGCTATTTTTCTACGCGCAGCAGCCGCTTTCCTGGTCGTGGTCGGCATCAGCCTTTCGGCTGCGGCGCCGGCTCATTCGATCGAAAACCTGCGCAAATATGCCGGTATCGTCGTCGACGCCAAATCCGGCAAAATCCTCTACGAGGATCAGGCGGATTCCCGTCGTTACCCGGCCTCCGTCGCCAAGGTGATGACGCTTTACGTTCTGTTCCAGGAATTGCAGGCGGGCAATCTCAGCCTTTCCACCAAGATGACGGTGTCGCGCCATGCCGCCGCAGCAGTGCCGACAAAGCTGGGCCTGCGCGCCGGGTCGACCATTTCGGTCGAGGACGCGATCAAGGCGCTGGTGACACTGTCAGCCAATGACATGGCCCGGGTGATTGCCGAACACATTTCGGGCACCGAGAGCAAGTTCGCCGAGCGCATGACCGCCACGGCCCGTGCCATGGGTATGCGCAACACCACCTATCGCAACGCCTCGGGCCTGCCCGATGGTGGCCAGGTGACCACAGTTCGCGACCAGGCGATCCTTGGCATCGCGATCTACCAGCACTTTTCCCAGTATTACGGCTACTTCCAGACAACCGCGTTCAAGTATGGTGGCAAGACCTATGGCAACCACAATCGGGTGCTGGGCTATATGGGCGCCGTGGACGGCATCAAGACCGGCTACATCAATGCGGCCGGCTCGAACCTGCTGACCGCTGCCCGCAAGGATAACCGCCACATCGTGATCGTGGCTTTCGGCTTCAACTCGGCCGCGTCGCGCGACGAGAAGGTGCGCCAGCTGGTTTCCACCTATTTGACCAAGGGCCGCCAGGGCGACTACCTGCAGACCGCCATGGTTCCAGTGCCGGGCCGCCAGGGCAATACCCAGTTCGCCCTCGCCCAGCCGCGCAAGCCGACCTTCGCCATGCCCACGCCGATGCCAGACTTCCGCCTGGCCCAGCTCGTGGCAGCCAATGGCGCGCAGCCACAAGTGGCCGTCGCTGCCGCCGCGGCAGCGCCTGTCCTGCCAACGCCGGTGCCGACCGATCTCGGCCTTGCTCCGGCCGTGCAGGCTGCCAATGTGCTGGCTGCGCCCACGCAGGCACAACCCACCTACCCCAACCAGGACGTCATCGGCGCCTGGCTGAGCGAGACCTACAATCTGGGCGCCCCGCCTTCCGCACTCGGCTCGACCGCGCCCTCCGCGCCGCTCTTGCCGCCCGGCGAGGTCAATGCCAATGCCGGCGACCAGCCGGTGGACCTGATGCATTCCGGCTCTGTGACGCAGACGGCCGAGGCCGTTCCGGCAGGTGCATGGATCGTGCAGATCGGTGCCGGCCCGTCCGAGGACAGCGCCCGCGCCATGCTCTCCGACGCCGCGGGCAAGGTGGGTTCGCTGGGTGACTTCCGCTCCTATGTCGAGCGGTTCGAAAAGAACGGCCAGACTTTCTTCCGTGCCCGGTTCGTGGGCTTCGGCGACCGCAACGCAGCGACGGCCATGTGTGACCGCCTCAAGGACCAGGACCTGGCCTGCCTGGCGATGCAGGGCTGA
- a CDS encoding RidA family protein yields MTDPIEKLREYGYELPAPKAPVASYVPVTRSGNLIYVSGQISSNEAGVVQGRLGDNMNVVQGGNAAELCAVNIMAQVVHMAGVPLHEIKKVLKLTVLVASAPDFTEQHLVANGASNLFVGVLGDKGKHARAAFGVVSLPLGAAVEIDAVIEV; encoded by the coding sequence ATGACCGACCCGATCGAAAAGCTCCGTGAATATGGCTACGAACTGCCCGCTCCCAAGGCGCCGGTGGCCAGCTATGTCCCCGTCACCCGTTCCGGCAATCTGATCTATGTGTCGGGGCAGATTTCCAGCAACGAAGCCGGCGTGGTGCAGGGCCGGCTGGGCGATAACATGAACGTGGTGCAGGGTGGCAATGCCGCAGAATTGTGCGCGGTCAATATCATGGCGCAGGTGGTGCATATGGCCGGCGTGCCGCTGCACGAGATCAAGAAAGTGCTCAAGCTGACGGTGCTCGTGGCCTCGGCGCCCGACTTCACCGAGCAGCATCTGGTCGCCAATGGTGCGTCCAACCTGTTCGTCGGTGTTCTGGGTGACAAGGGCAAGCATGCCCGCGCCGCCTTCGGCGTCGTATCGCTGCCGCTGGGCGCAGCAGTGGAAATCGATGCGGTGATCGAGGTCTGA
- a CDS encoding SDR family NAD(P)-dependent oxidoreductase, producing the protein MQAIALVTGGSRGVGRGIALALLEEGAIVHVTARTLTEADALTHPQGSGSLESLAEEASSLPGRLIIHRCDHADDKQTVEVVAKIEEVHGGIDLLVNNAWPGYEHMVEGTTFTWPKPFWEQPMWRWNAMIDVGLRSAFVTSRAVAPAMIAKRKGLIVNISFWAAELFEGNAIYGVAKAGANKLAADCAHDLMPYGVSAVALYPGLVRTEAVLRAAEFMDLSNSESPRFVGRVIAGLWRDGSLLKKSGRPHVVAALAREYGILDIDGQSPRPLAQDDFQNRD; encoded by the coding sequence ATGCAGGCTATTGCGCTCGTTACTGGCGGAAGCCGCGGCGTCGGGCGGGGCATCGCCTTGGCCCTGCTCGAGGAAGGAGCCATTGTGCACGTGACGGCCCGCACGCTCACAGAGGCAGATGCGCTTACGCACCCACAAGGTTCTGGGTCGCTTGAGAGCCTTGCCGAGGAGGCATCGAGCCTACCGGGTCGGCTCATAATACATCGGTGCGATCACGCCGACGACAAGCAGACGGTCGAAGTAGTCGCCAAAATTGAAGAGGTACACGGTGGTATAGACCTCTTGGTCAATAATGCATGGCCGGGCTACGAACATATGGTCGAGGGCACAACCTTCACCTGGCCAAAGCCGTTTTGGGAACAGCCGATGTGGCGGTGGAACGCTATGATTGACGTTGGGCTGCGTTCGGCCTTCGTGACGTCTCGGGCAGTTGCTCCTGCTATGATCGCCAAAAGAAAAGGCCTTATCGTCAATATCTCGTTCTGGGCGGCTGAACTTTTCGAAGGGAACGCAATTTATGGCGTCGCCAAGGCCGGGGCAAACAAGCTTGCCGCTGATTGCGCGCATGATCTGATGCCATACGGCGTGTCGGCTGTTGCACTCTATCCGGGGCTGGTGCGCACCGAAGCGGTGCTGCGGGCGGCAGAATTCATGGATTTGTCCAACTCGGAATCGCCACGGTTTGTTGGCCGTGTGATTGCCGGCCTCTGGCGAGATGGAAGCCTGCTGAAAAAGTCGGGCCGACCTCACGTGGTGGCGGCATTAGCGCGGGAATATGGCATCTTGGACATCGATGGGCAGAGTCCAAGGCCGCTTGCTCAAGACGACTTCCAAAATAGAGATTGA
- a CDS encoding YciI family protein, giving the protein MRYFMSILPPADLKPEDVPAGLMEAMGPWMEKSLASGALVSTGGLHPASSGRRLQGGSGAVVVTDGPFAEAKEVIGGYAVLEAPDMDAAARIAGEFLQLHIDNSMPDVVLELREIAGGVNI; this is encoded by the coding sequence ATGCGTTATTTCATGTCCATTCTTCCGCCGGCTGATCTGAAGCCCGAGGATGTGCCGGCGGGTCTCATGGAGGCGATGGGGCCGTGGATGGAGAAGAGCCTGGCTTCGGGTGCGCTGGTCTCGACGGGCGGCTTGCATCCGGCCAGTAGCGGCCGGCGGCTGCAGGGCGGGAGTGGAGCGGTCGTTGTGACCGATGGCCCATTTGCCGAGGCCAAGGAGGTCATTGGCGGCTATGCCGTGCTGGAAGCGCCGGACATGGACGCGGCGGCGCGGATCGCCGGCGAATTCCTGCAGCTTCATATCGACAATTCCATGCCCGATGTGGTGCTGGAACTGCGCGAGATTGCCGGTGGCGTGAACATCTAG
- a CDS encoding YoaK family protein → MTPLRHLTLGMILTGAAGFLDAIGFIELGGYFVSFMSGNTTQGGTALIEGAWPVAAMSLALVVLFFMGGLIANLLALAHLRWGQTLVSLAVLAGVAATLSLTLAGLPASQTMLVLAATAGAQNGVLAAHGNVRLGATFVTGTLYTAAQDLAFALRGKAPRWRWLHHLMIWLGLLAGAILGALAYRDLGIAALGAPLLVYAAFTIGHLVDGMRQGPVGAGTRSKCPTSKSASSR, encoded by the coding sequence ATGACGCCGCTTCGTCATTTGACCCTGGGGATGATCCTGACCGGGGCTGCGGGTTTTCTCGACGCGATCGGCTTTATCGAGCTGGGCGGCTATTTCGTGTCGTTCATGAGCGGCAATACCACCCAGGGCGGCACGGCGCTGATCGAGGGCGCCTGGCCGGTGGCGGCCATGTCGCTGGCGCTGGTCGTGCTGTTCTTCATGGGCGGGCTCATCGCCAATTTGCTGGCCCTGGCCCATCTCCGATGGGGGCAGACACTGGTGAGCCTTGCCGTGCTCGCAGGCGTGGCGGCGACACTGAGCCTGACGCTGGCCGGGCTTCCGGCAAGCCAGACCATGCTGGTGCTGGCCGCGACGGCCGGGGCACAAAATGGCGTGCTGGCCGCGCATGGGAATGTGCGGCTGGGCGCCACCTTCGTGACCGGCACGCTCTATACCGCCGCACAGGACCTGGCCTTTGCCCTGCGCGGCAAGGCGCCACGATGGCGCTGGCTGCATCACCTGATGATTTGGCTGGGCCTTCTGGCGGGAGCCATATTGGGCGCCCTGGCCTATCGCGACCTGGGCATTGCGGCGCTCGGCGCGCCGCTCTTGGTCTATGCGGCCTTCACCATCGGGCACCTTGTCGACGGCATGCGGCAGGGCCCAGTCGGAGCCGGAACCCGGAGCAAGTGCCCCACAAGCAAGTCGGCGTCCTCGCGCTGA
- the clpA gene encoding ATP-dependent Clp protease ATP-binding subunit ClpA: protein MPSFSRGLEKALHQAMNLARERNHEFATLEHLLLALTDDRETIAVLTGCDVDIDALKSDLEDFINEELDSLIVQNGQDARPTAAFQRVIQRAVIHVQSSGREEVTGANVLVAIFAERESHAAYFLEQQDMSRLDAVNFISHGITKSGPSEERKVRGAEDGEGGSEGGADGKKSSALADFCVNLNDKAKAGKVDPLIGRDSELRRTIQVLCRRSKNNPLYVGDAGVGKTAIAEGLARKIVEGDVPEVLKDAVIYSLDMGSLLAGTRYRGDFEERLKQVMKELEKQPDAVLFIDEIHTMIGAGATSGGALDASNLLKPALASGAIRCIGSTTYKEYRQFFEKDRALVRRFQKIDVNEPSVPDAVEIVKGLRPYFEDFHKLKYTDDALKAAVELSARYITDRKLPDKAIDVIDETGASQMLVPEDQRKKLIDVEDIEATIASIARIPPKSVSKSDAELLSGLEKSLRTVVFGQDDAITALSSAIKLARAGLREPEKPIGSYLFTGPTGVGKTEVAKQLADTLGVELLRFDMSEYMERHTISRLIGAPPGYVGFDQGGLLTDGVDQHPHCVVLLDEIEKAHPDLYNILLQVMDHGKLTDHNGKAVDFRNVILIMTSNVGASELARAPIGFGRKREKGDDEEAINRTFSPEFRNRLDAIISFGPLPREVVRRVVEKFVLQLEGQLAERGVTINLTPEAADWLAEHGYDERMGARPLGRVIQEHVKKPLADQVLFGELVNGGNVTVAVVGEGSEAKLELVATPPRPAKPKALPKPKKPKATADKN from the coding sequence ATGCCCTCATTTTCGCGCGGACTCGAAAAGGCCCTGCACCAGGCGATGAACCTGGCCCGTGAGCGCAACCATGAGTTCGCCACGCTCGAGCACCTCCTGCTGGCGCTGACCGACGACCGCGAGACGATCGCCGTGCTCACCGGCTGCGACGTGGATATCGACGCCCTCAAGAGCGACCTCGAAGATTTCATCAATGAAGAGCTGGACAGCCTTATCGTCCAGAATGGCCAGGATGCGCGTCCCACCGCCGCGTTCCAGCGCGTCATCCAGCGCGCCGTCATTCACGTACAGTCCTCCGGACGCGAGGAAGTCACGGGCGCCAATGTGCTCGTGGCCATCTTTGCAGAGCGGGAAAGCCACGCCGCCTATTTCCTCGAACAGCAGGACATGAGCCGGCTCGACGCGGTCAACTTCATTTCCCATGGCATCACCAAGTCCGGTCCCAGCGAGGAGCGCAAGGTGCGCGGCGCCGAGGACGGGGAGGGTGGTTCCGAAGGTGGTGCGGATGGCAAGAAGAGCTCTGCGCTGGCTGACTTCTGCGTCAACCTCAACGACAAGGCCAAGGCCGGCAAGGTCGATCCGCTGATCGGCCGCGACAGCGAATTGCGCCGCACCATTCAGGTGCTGTGCCGCCGCTCCAAGAACAATCCGCTTTATGTGGGTGACGCCGGCGTCGGCAAGACCGCCATTGCGGAAGGCCTTGCGCGCAAGATCGTCGAAGGTGACGTGCCCGAAGTGCTCAAGGATGCGGTGATCTATTCGCTCGACATGGGCTCACTTCTGGCCGGAACCCGCTATCGCGGTGACTTCGAGGAACGGCTCAAGCAGGTGATGAAGGAGCTCGAAAAGCAGCCCGACGCCGTGCTGTTCATCGACGAGATTCACACCATGATCGGCGCGGGGGCTACGTCCGGCGGCGCGCTCGATGCCTCCAACCTTCTCAAGCCCGCCTTGGCTTCGGGAGCGATCCGCTGCATCGGTTCGACCACTTACAAGGAATATCGCCAGTTCTTCGAAAAAGACCGGGCTTTGGTCCGTCGCTTCCAGAAGATCGACGTCAACGAGCCGTCCGTCCCCGATGCGGTGGAGATCGTGAAGGGTCTGCGGCCCTATTTCGAAGACTTCCACAAGCTCAAATATACCGATGATGCCCTCAAGGCGGCGGTCGAGCTCAGCGCGCGCTACATCACCGACCGCAAGCTGCCGGACAAGGCCATCGACGTCATCGACGAGACCGGCGCCAGCCAGATGCTTGTGCCGGAAGATCAGCGCAAGAAGCTGATCGACGTCGAGGACATCGAGGCCACCATCGCTTCGATCGCGCGCATCCCGCCCAAATCGGTGTCCAAGTCCGACGCCGAGCTGCTGTCCGGGCTCGAAAAGAGCCTGCGTACCGTGGTGTTCGGCCAGGACGATGCGATCACGGCTCTTTCCTCGGCCATCAAGCTCGCCCGTGCCGGCCTGCGTGAGCCCGAAAAGCCGATCGGTTCGTACCTGTTCACCGGCCCGACCGGTGTCGGCAAGACCGAGGTGGCAAAACAGCTTGCGGACACGCTTGGCGTCGAGCTGCTGCGCTTCGACATGTCCGAATATATGGAGCGCCACACGATCAGCCGCCTGATCGGTGCGCCTCCGGGCTATGTCGGCTTCGACCAGGGTGGTCTGCTCACAGATGGCGTCGACCAGCATCCGCACTGCGTGGTGCTTCTGGACGAAATCGAAAAGGCCCATCCCGATCTCTACAACATCCTGTTGCAGGTGATGGACCACGGCAAGCTGACCGATCACAACGGCAAGGCGGTCGATTTCCGCAATGTCATCCTGATCATGACGTCCAATGTGGGCGCATCCGAGCTCGCCCGTGCGCCGATCGGCTTTGGCCGCAAGCGCGAAAAGGGCGACGACGAAGAGGCGATCAACCGCACCTTCAGCCCGGAATTCCGCAACCGGCTGGATGCCATCATCTCCTTCGGTCCGCTGCCGCGCGAAGTGGTGCGCCGCGTCGTCGAGAAGTTCGTGCTGCAGCTCGAAGGCCAGCTGGCCGAGCGCGGCGTCACGATCAACCTCACGCCGGAAGCGGCCGATTGGCTGGCCGAACACGGCTACGACGAACGCATGGGCGCGCGCCCGCTGGGCCGCGTGATCCAGGAGCACGTCAAGAAGCCGCTGGCCGACCAGGTCCTGTTCGGCGAACTGGTCAATGGCGGCAATGTCACCGTGGCCGTCGTCGGCGAGGGCAGCGAGGCCAAGCTGGAACTGGTGGCGACGCCCCCGCGCCCCGCCAAGCCCAAGGCCCTGCCCAAGCCGAAAAAGCCCAAAGCGACAGCCGACAAGAACTGA